Proteins encoded in a region of the Phoenix dactylifera cultivar Barhee BC4 chromosome 3, palm_55x_up_171113_PBpolish2nd_filt_p, whole genome shotgun sequence genome:
- the LOC103703511 gene encoding scarecrow-like protein 9: protein MDRGVRELSGLMNGLRYDDIYSGQNNVNGLRFGQSQPPSLNHSNRMNSTQMFPGTNPTNPDGNLSSGRHASPGGDSPEDFEISSDIALNYISRMLMEEDIDEKVSNYQEESALQAAEKPFYEILGQKYPPSPDRPPLYSQHGLESPDENYGNSNSGSNSSGATENNSWAHDFGEYQQSQAFPASLELPYQSSLSSSSSVGNVAEALEESLISTSRLRDLLIESLPAWQFRRGVEEARKFLPSNDKLIIDLEANGVSSLPREPRTGGGFVGVKAEEEPEYAIYGSRGRKNLHREDLDLEEGRSNKQSAIYSEDTIRSEMFDLVLLCQGDKCSKKMSDLREAMQNEANRNAQSDHGRGPTGGKARGKKQTKKEVVDLRTLLIHCAQAVAADDRRTAGELLKQIRQHSSSNGDGTQRLACCFADGLEARLAGTGSQIYHTLVAKRTTATDILKAYHLYLAACPFKKVSHFFANQTILKVAEKASRVHIIDFGIYFGFQWPCLIQRLAGRAGGPPRLRITGIDVPQPGFRPTERIEETGRRLADYAKSFDVPFEYQGIASKWETIRVEDLGIDRDEVVVVNCLYRFRNLVDETVIVDSPRNKVLNTIRKMNPDVFIHGVVNGSYSAPFFVTRFREALFHYSALFDMLETNVPREDEQRLLIERDLFGRDALNVIACEGSERVERPETYKQWQVRNLRAGFTQLPLNPEIMKKAKDKVKIHYHKDFIIDEDSRWLLQGWKGRIIYALSAWKPYET from the coding sequence ATGGATCGTGGTGTCCGGGAGTTGTCTGGGTTGATGAATGGGTTGAGGTATGATGATATTTACTCTGGTCAGAACAACGTGAATGGTCTTAGATTCGGACAGTCACAGCCGCCCTCCTTGAATCACAGCAACCGTATGAACTCGACCCAAATGTTCCCTGGCACCAACCCTACAAATCCAGATGGCAATCTTTCATCCGGTCGTCATGCAAGTCCCGGAGGGGACAGCCCAGAAGATTTTGAGATCTCCTCGGATATAGCCCTCAACTACATAAGCCGGATGCTCAtggaggaggacatagatgagaAGGTCAGTAACTACCAGGAGGAGTCGGCCCTTCAAGCTGCAGAGAAACCCTTCTATGAGATCCTCGGTCAGAAGTATCCGCCTTCACCTGATCGGCCGCCGCTCTATTCGCAGCACGGTCTCGAGAGCCCCGACGAGAACTACGGAAACTCCAACAGCGGTAGTAATAGCAGCGGCGCGACGGAAAACAACAGCTGGGCTCATGATTTTGGTGAATACCAGCAATCGCAGGCTTTCCCTGCCTCGCTCGAGCTCCCTTACCAGTCTTCACTGAGCTCCTCCAGCAGTGTTGGCAATGTCGCCGAAGCATTAGAAGAGTCCCTGATCAGCACGAGTAGGCTTCGCGATCTACTGATCGAAAGCCTGCCTGCTTGGCAGTTCAGGAGAGGGGTCGAAGAGGCACGCAAGTTCCTTCCCAGCAACGATAAGCTGATCATTGATTTAGAGGCCAATGGGGTGTCGTCGTTACCTCGGGAGCCGAGAACCGGTGGTGGTTTTGTGGGGGTCAAGGCGGAGGAGGAGCCGGAATATGCTATTTATGGGTCCAGAGGTCGGAAGAATCTGCACCGCGAAGACTTGGATCTGGAGGAGGGGAGGAGCAACAAACAGTCAGCTATTTACTCCGAGGACACCATCCGGTCCGAAATGTTCGATTTGGTTTTGCTCTGTCAAGGAGACAAGTGTTCGAAGAAGATGTCCGATCTACGGGAGGCAATGCAGAACGAAGCAAACAGGAATGCACAGAGCGATCATGGTAGAGGACCGACCGGCGGGAAGGCACGAGGGAAGAAGCAGaccaagaaagaagtggtggaTCTCAGAACTCTGCTCATACATTGCGCTCAAGCGGTGGCGGCTGATGACCGTCGGACTGCGGGCGAGCTACTGAAGCAGATCAGGCAGCACTCTTCGTCGAATGGAGATGGAACTCAGAGGCTGGCATGTTGCTTTGCTGATGGACTCGAGGCCCGCTTGGCTGGCACGGGCAGCCAGATCTATCACACCCTTGTGGCGAAGCGAACGACTGCTACTGATATATTGAAAGCATACCATCTCTATCTGGCGGCATGCCCTTTCAAGAAGGTTTCGCATTTCTTTGCTAACCAGACGATCCTCAAGGTTGCAGAGAAGGCGTCAAGGGTTCACATCATAGATTTCGGCATTTATTTCGGCTTCCAGTGGCCGTGCCTCATCCAACGTCTTGCGGGCAGGGCTGGGGGGCCTCCAAGGCTGCGGATTACCGGCATCGACGTGCCCCAGCCCGGTTTCCGTCCGACGGAGCGGATAGAAGAGACGGGGCGTCGGCTGGCAGATTACGCCAAAAGTTTCGATGTTCCTTTCGAGTATCAAGGCATTGCATCAAAATGGGAGACCATCCGCGTGGAGGATCTCGGAATCGACAGAGATGAGGTGGTTGTCGTCAACTGCCTGTACCGCTTCAGGAATCTTGTGGACGAGACCGTCATTGTCGACAGCCCGAGGAATAAAGTCCTCAACACTATAAGGAAGATGAACCCTGATGTTTTCATCCATGGAGTTGTGAATGGATCGTACAGTGCTCCCTTCTTCGTAACACGCTTCCGCGAGGCCCTGTTTCACTACTCCGCGTTGTTTGACATGCTTGAAACCAATGTGCCGCGGGAGGATGAACAGAGGTTGCTGATTGAGAGGGATCTCTTTGGACGGGATGCTCTTAACGTGATAGCGTGCGAGGGCTCGGAAAGGGTGGAGAGGCCGGAGACCTACAAGCAGTGGCAGGTCAGGAATCTCAGGGCTGGGTTCACGCAGCTCCCTCTGAACCCGGAAATCATGAAGAAAGCAAAGGATAAAGTGAAAATCCATTATCACAAGGACTTCATTATAGATGAAGACAGTAGGTGGCTGCTGCAGGGCTGGAAGGGGCGAATCATCTATGCACTCTCCGCATGGAAGCCTTACGAGACCTAG